A stretch of Chloracidobacterium validum DNA encodes these proteins:
- a CDS encoding TolC family protein, whose product MTHRLMCLALLVGWFVNVSVAQQLPPPRRLPLPGVVHPPSGGIPRSLSPERAIELALAGETAVQLAAERREEARGRALEARAALLPNLSGTATRASNAINLAAQGLGDVVPGLRSIIVFDTFDARLQLTQQLFDWSAIQRYRASQTARRAAELEAQLVRQQVTGEVLMAYLGVLRAQSVVTVADREIAAARALVNLAQEQRTAGLATQLDVVRAGVQLAEEEARRTQAQTELEQALARLRRLTALPAAAEVTLTAELRFVPTPLPDQATALTEAKQRRLEIKLAQAQQEAGAQEQAATSAEWLPSVEVFADYGINGTRPNRFALPTRTFGVRITVPVFNGGATFGRLVAEKSRARQRALQVADVERQVEQDARLALILVSTAAEQVAVAEQGVTLAQREAELAEERFAAGVTDNLEVARAQAALSQARAARVNALAQHVTARINLALALGTIEQFQW is encoded by the coding sequence ATGACGCATCGCCTCATGTGCCTGGCTCTGCTGGTCGGGTGGTTTGTGAACGTGTCCGTGGCGCAGCAGCTACCGCCACCGCGCCGCCTGCCCCTTCCGGGCGTGGTTCATCCACCGTCCGGCGGCATTCCCCGTTCGCTGTCGCCGGAGCGGGCCATCGAATTGGCTCTGGCCGGTGAGACCGCCGTCCAACTCGCGGCCGAACGCCGGGAGGAAGCGCGTGGGCGCGCGCTGGAAGCACGGGCGGCGTTGCTGCCCAACCTGAGCGGGACGGCGACGCGCGCCAGCAACGCCATCAACTTGGCGGCGCAGGGATTGGGCGATGTCGTCCCTGGGCTGCGTTCGATCATCGTGTTTGATACGTTTGATGCGCGTTTGCAGCTCACACAGCAGCTTTTTGACTGGTCAGCCATCCAGCGCTACCGGGCAAGTCAAACGGCGCGGCGCGCCGCCGAGCTGGAGGCGCAGCTCGTTCGCCAGCAAGTGACGGGCGAAGTGTTGATGGCCTATCTCGGTGTGCTGCGGGCCCAGTCCGTCGTCACGGTCGCCGACCGTGAAATCGCGGCGGCGCGGGCGCTGGTCAACCTGGCCCAGGAGCAGCGTACCGCCGGACTTGCGACCCAACTCGATGTAGTCCGGGCCGGCGTCCAACTGGCCGAGGAAGAGGCACGTCGCACCCAGGCGCAGACCGAACTGGAACAAGCCCTGGCCCGACTGCGCCGATTGACGGCGCTCCCGGCCGCGGCCGAGGTGACGCTCACGGCCGAGTTGCGTTTCGTCCCGACCCCCTTGCCCGACCAGGCTACGGCGCTGACCGAAGCCAAGCAGCGTCGGCTGGAAATCAAGTTGGCGCAGGCGCAGCAGGAAGCCGGTGCCCAGGAGCAGGCGGCCACGTCCGCCGAATGGTTGCCGTCGGTGGAAGTCTTTGCCGACTACGGCATCAACGGCACCCGTCCCAATCGGTTCGCGCTGCCGACCCGCACCTTTGGCGTACGGATCACCGTGCCGGTGTTCAACGGTGGCGCGACCTTTGGCCGTCTGGTGGCGGAAAAAAGCCGGGCGCGGCAACGCGCGTTACAGGTGGCCGATGTTGAGCGGCAGGTCGAACAAGACGCGCGGCTGGCGCTCATCCTCGTCTCGACGGCAGCCGAGCAAGTGGCTGTTGCCGAGCAGGGCGTCACACTGGCGCAGCGCGAGGCGGAACTGGCCGAGGAACGTTTTGCGGCCGGGGTTACGGACAACCTAGAAGTTGCGCGCGCGCAAGCGGCGCTCAGTCAGGCGCGGGCGGCGCGCGTCAACGCCCTGGCGCAGCATGTGACGGCGCGCATCAACTTGGCGCTGGCGCTGGGCACCATCGAACAGTTTCAGTGGTGA
- a CDS encoding CBS domain-containing protein has translation MKCPACGFENLPGAETCEACGSDLTAVEMAEPELPIQQSLAEDTIDRLFPYPPITVEVGTSIAATLRAMQEKRFGCAMVVRSGKLVGIVTERDMLYKVANRITELESTPVDTIMTPNPGVVRHGDTLAKALNLMAMHKYRHVPIVDDEEKPLGFLSSKGIFKYLCQHALPQV, from the coding sequence ATGAAGTGTCCTGCTTGTGGTTTTGAAAACCTACCCGGCGCAGAAACCTGTGAAGCCTGCGGTTCAGACCTCACGGCCGTGGAGATGGCTGAACCCGAACTCCCCATCCAGCAATCGCTGGCTGAGGACACCATTGACCGCCTGTTTCCCTATCCACCCATCACGGTGGAAGTCGGCACGTCCATCGCGGCGACGCTCCGCGCCATGCAGGAAAAGCGGTTTGGTTGCGCCATGGTCGTGCGCAGCGGAAAACTGGTCGGGATCGTGACCGAGCGCGACATGCTCTACAAGGTTGCCAACCGCATCACGGAGCTGGAGTCCACGCCGGTGGACACGATTATGACGCCAAACCCAGGCGTCGTGCGTCACGGCGACACGCTGGCCAAGGCGCTCAACCTGATGGCGATGCACAAGTACCGGCACGTGCCAATCGTGGATGACGAGGAAAAGCCACTGGGATTTCTCTCGTCGAAAGGCATTTTCAAGTACCTGTGCCAGCATGCCTTGCCCCAAGTGTAG